The genomic interval ACTGATCATAAGCTGCTGTCAAGCCGGAGGAAATGGGATGAAGTTGCCTCTGTGGACACTGATCATGTTACGGTGGATCATCCTCAGATTTCTTTTGAATGGGCAACTGTGTGAAGCATTACATGTCAACTACTGACAGACAATAACGAGAAAAGTCTGGACATTTTCATTGTCTGTCAGTTCTGACTTGTTaactacacacaaaaaaaggagaaaaaaaaggaagaaaatgtgcCAATTACAGTGAACAGTCATACCTGAATGTATAAATGTGTATAGATAAATATGACCTATGCTTATTCATGAAGTGGTAACTTTTAGCTGTTATTTAGTTTCCAGTGTAAGATATAGAAGTCACATCCTGTTGAAAAAGTGACAGCCCATCAGGATGGAGTACGGCATTGTACTGGGATTGTGTTTCTCTAGATGTCTCATAATGGTGTAAACGGCTGCAGACCCAGATCTCGGCTCAGCATCACATCACGCAGCTCCTGTTTATATTGCTACccatctttgtttttacatgcTGTTGATGTGATGCCAGTGGTGTACAATAACATTACAGAAGATCTTGTAAAGGATACCGATGAACAGGCACTGTCATGCTTATGCTGTGTGCCTCATAAAGGTGCACATTTAGTCAAATGTGACTTTCTTTTCATGGctcctttccttcctctgcACTGATCTGTACTGGACTGGTGCATTCAACTTCCTGGTAGACATCTTAGTGGTGCTTGTGCTATATTGAGATGTAATTCCGTAATCTGGTCATATAGCCAGAAACACAGACTTTCCATTCTATGAACTATATACATAAATGTTATTGTGAACAACACAATGTCTCTGTTGTATTAAGATGGTGCAAAAACTTAAGAAATATCCCGACTGGGTTCTGTCTGTTTGCTTTTGTGTTGCAGGACAGATGGTGGGATTGAACTCAATTATGCTGAATGTATGTAGTGCCACCGACAAAATGTTTACCAAACCTCCACTCTTTTcattaattaaacttaaaatgtgtgtgcttttagggatgtgtttgtttttttctctgtatgcAAAAGTTGAGACACGTTGCATATTACTTTTACTGAAACATATTCATGTTATGGTATTAAATATGGAATTTAAGTGCAGACTCCCTTCAATTTGAGGTCATTTGCATCCAAATGGAAGGAAGAGTACTTCTTATATGTgcatattcatttatatttattgctcaacaaaatataaaacctcATTATTCCACCAGGTTGGGAAATTTGCAAGAGGACTGCAGTACACATAAGAGATAACCATGGTCTGCACAACATACACGAGTCAGATACGCCTATGCAACATGACCAAGAAGCAGATACAATATGGTCAGAGAATGAAACCAGTCATCAATCATGACATCAGATTTCTTTGATGCAGAGAGCAGTTTTATGTCAGTAATGTGTTGCATAGATTGATTGGATGTGATGACAAATAGCTGTCTTACTTCATCCAAGCTCCCACTGTGGGACCGATCTGTCCCACAGTGGGAGCTTCCTGTGGTGCTTGTGAACCGTATGGCAAGTTCTTGTCATGTGAAAACACCATCAGCGGTTACACATAGGCATTTCACAGCAGTACTAGAGCTATTAAGAAGTGAATTATCCTTTTAGGTACAAAGGTATTAAAAATGCCTAGTGCCAAAAAAAAGCACGCCAACATATTAAAAGAAGCTCAAAGAGTTAAAAAGCAACTCAAAACAATCCCACTGAACAGTGATGAGCCAAGTTGTGGGAAGCTCCTCTCAAGTCATCTTTATGCAacctttgctttttttgtgttgtgCACAAGCAAAACAATACAAATGCTGTTTCTGTGACACTTCggttttcatttttccatctttgtctggataaaataaaaaagaaagattaaaacaacGGCAGAAATAAGTCAAGAAACCATAAAATTCAAACATCTTTATATCAACTCCAGCAAAAATACAAAGTTCTTAACATAAAGATGTATCATTCTTGGGATTACCACAAATAAAGCAGGTATTTCTTTCTAATATACAAAATCAAAATCTTTAAATAGCAACTGTAAAGAATAAACATGTTCAAGTCTGATATTTGGTGGGTTGTTAAGATTTGCAAAATTCGTTAGCCTACAAGGAGTtcttaaataacaataaaaacattgtggacctgttttgcatttacaaatgatttcactttttaaaggaaaagacaagaataaaaaaaaagagaaatatttaacACTGTGCtaaaattatgttgtttttttttttttttctttttgtttcttaaacAATACACCAATGTAAGTTTCTACTGCGGAAGTAAACAAACTTCACATTATGAGAACTTGCTCCAACAGTCGGtgacaataaaataacataaaattgcAACACAAAACTTGAAAACCAGCTTGTGAAATATCCCGGGAAAGAATTATCGCTCCTCAATGCGCCACTAACACTCAGGAGTTCATTCAGATCAGACCTGAGGAATTactgttcttaaggtgatacaAAGACCAGAACTCCAAAGTCCTCTCCAAATGTGCAGCCAGTCTTGAAAGGAGCCGGTGAATAAATATAACGCTGGGATTCTTGGCTGCATTGTAAGAGTTGCAGAAATTTTCTCCATGTTAACAAGATTCCCCACATGCAGAAGCAGGTAAAACACTCAGAGACACAGTGATGAAAACtaacccaaaacaaacaaaaacaaaagcaaacttgCCATGACATATAACGGGTACTCCTCTTTGTTTTAACATCTTTGACCTCAACATCCAATACAGCTATAATAAGAGCAATTCTATGTTAATGCTTTGGGAAAAAAGGGCATAAAAGATTAATCTGTCAGGGAGTGAGACAAACACCTGAACAGTTTGCGCTCGTTCCTTGAGGCAAATGAACGTTTGCTGCCTCTCcaggaagggggggggggttcacATTTAGCAACACATTAGTTTACATTACATTTCATAAATAAGGCACCTGGTCACAACGGTCACATGTTCACAATGCCGTGATTGGAAGACAGGCTGGAGATACAAACTGCCAAATTACCGCATGTAAAAATTCATTCAAAGCTCCTTTCCTCTTTCCTCTCCAGCTCTCTGAACATTAATGCAATACGTGctaacataaaacaatatttatatacaaaaaGGGAAaaccaaagggaaaaaaacagtaaattagaAGATagtaaattcattttttttacacctTCATAACAGCATTTAAGTTTGATGGTTGTTATCCCAGCTTCTAAAATGGGGTTTGACGGGCTATTGTTATCTCCAGCCATGCCGTAGAGTGCTGCTAGCCACTACCGGACATCACACAGAACTTGTCTGTAGCCCCTGATCACAGAACAAATGTTCAGCAAATATGCCATCCCATTTGCATTTTCACTCTGAAGCTTTACAAAAGCTTAAACAATTTTTaatatctgtttcttttttttgtttgtttttttgtcccttCCTGAACAGAGAATACTCTGAAGAGTTTGGATAGAATACAAAATAGATGCATTTGGTCCTTCTAAGTATAttccaaataaaatgaaaaatcaaaaaCTCCTCTACATAAAGATGGCATCTCTGAGGGTTCGTTTTATTTTGTCCTGGTGCGCTTTGCCGGGGTCTCTAAAAGCTCCTGAGCTCTCTTGGTGGCAGCTGCTTTTGTTGCACTGCGTGGCAGCAAGGCTGTCTGATGTCTCTTTGACGCCCCGCTTCTCGTCAGCGTCCGTTCATCTGCCTTCTTGACTCGCTTAGGTGATGCAGTGGACTTTGTTGCCCTCTTCGAAACACTACTGGAGCTCCCAGCCAAAGAGGCCCCTGCCTCCATCTTTTTCTGGGATCTTGTCAGTACCTGATCGGTTGGGGCTGGAGCCTTGACATCCACGCTTGGCTGTGGAGTTTCTGCAGCCTTCTCGCTACCTTTGACTTCAGCAACCGGGCTTTCTGAGGACTCCTTTGTTTGGATTACTGTTGAATTCATTTTTGTCGGTGTGCACTTTTCCATGTCTCCTTTGTcagcctctttttcttttttattgttaaccTTGTTTTTCGGTGTATCTACAGGGTTGTGTTCAGATACTTTAGGGGATCCAAGTCGTTGAGAACATCTCTTTGGCAGGTCTTTTCTAGACATCTCTCTTGAAGCTCTACTGCTGACCTGAGCCTTCACTGCCCTCTCTTGAACATAATGCTTCTTCATCTTTTTCCCAGCTAACATCTTCCTTTTCTGCAGTTTTGCTGCTGACTCTTTCATCCGTTTACTAACAGCTACGGCTGATTTCCGTCCCTTTAGTGAAGGTTTTAAATTGGACTTAGCAGCAGACTTTGTAGCAGCCAGtggttttttcatttttttgttttttaacatttttgagcCCCCCTTCAGTCTAACGGTGGTTTGCTGAACCTGCATCTTCTCTCTGATGTTAGAGTATTTCCTCAGGATTCTTGCACTCGCTGGATTTTTTGATTTTCCAGAGGATTTCTGTGATTCACCTGTCTGCGCAGAGGCTTTAGCAGAGGAGTATGATTTAGTCACAGTCTGAGTATTACTGGGAAGTTCTGCTTTCTCCTTCCCTCTCACTGTGCTCGCCTCCTGCTCCAATGCCTTTGCAATCAGTTTCTGACTCTTAGGATTGCTCTTTACAGGAGAAGCAATCGCAAActttttcaaatgtttctttaaGCGTTCTGCCTGAAGACTTGGAAACACTCCCTGCGAGGTCCCTGACGCACCCGACGAGCTGTGGAAGCAGAGCTGAGTTTCTGACGGAAGACGTGTATTTACCTTCTTCACAATAACGAGGGATTTTGTTTCTGTAGATTCTAGAAACCAGCGACAAATACTGCTGAGATTAAAACCTTTCATGAAAAGCATTTGGACTGGTGAGTATTTCTGCTGCTCAGAAGACTTTGGTTTCCGTGCTCTGCGTTTACTTTTCCAAATAGCTGCTTGTCTGTCTGACTTGTTTCGGTACTTTGCTGTTGGCTGACCTTCTTTGTCCATTTGCACCCAGCCTTTCTGCATTTTATCAAACTTGATATTCAGATTTGTAATTAGGTGCTGGCTCTCTTCTCCAGTCAGAGTCTCAAAGAATTTGTTGGGCATTTGTTTTGGAGGCTCGTGTTTTGGGGCGATGACAGCTACGTGGGAGCTGTGGGGCACAGATGTAACAGACACTGATGGGTGCTTCACCTGAGCTTTTGTTATTCTCTCTGGCATTATTCGAACATCGTTTTGTCTTGCAGTCTCTGTAACAGTACTGGTGGACAATGGGGCTGATCTTTGTGATCTCAAAGCCAGTTTCTTGCTGGATAATGGTGACTGGGAAGCAGACTGGTGGGACAGGTCAAGCTTGCTCGTCTCACTTCTTAATGGCATTCTTGTGGGTCTGTCTGATGTAGAGGAACTGCTATCATCGTGACTTACAGACCTGTCCTCTAAATATGCTACACTTTTCTTCTGGATCAAATCATCGCTCGCCTCGTTTTCCTTTTGCGGAACCCGCTTACTTCTTAATGGCATTGGCTGTGTTTGCATTTCGGTCTTTACAGGAATTTGATTTTCAGGATTTGATACCTCGCCAAAGAGTTTATGTTTCTCACTCTTATTGTTGTCTGAAACAACTTTAGCAgatcttaattttttttgtttggtctcTGATtctttttctaactcattctttTGTATATCTTTAGATGTTGCCTCTGCAGGTTGTGCAATTTCAATGTCTGATTCAACGGTTTCTGGAGCTGTGCTCTGTTGGGACTGTTTAGACTCTGGGGGATCAGATGACCTGAATAGAAGAGATGAAGTTATGGGAGGTGGAAAAGGAAGGAGAGCAGGAATCTGCTCTGCAGATGGAAGGATAAGGGTTGAAGGGTCTGGGGGAGAAATGGAAGTGAGGATATTTGAAGCTGAAGTTCCCAACGTTTTCTGACTGGTTGATCTCAGCTGCCGCTTAGACTCAGAAGTCTGATCAGCGAGTGCAGGCAAACTTTCCTGACCTTTCACgacacttttttgtttgtgggTTTGTTTAGTCCTTGAGGGAAATTTATTTCCTGGGCTTGATGGTGCATCAGAAGATGGCTCGGTCTCATGAATCACAGGAGTAGTCTCTAACAATTTTACAGGCTTGTTTGTTTCAGGTGGCGTTTtctctaattttttattttcaacatctGAATCAACAGTTGGATCAGCTGATGTTTTTTCGGGTGTATTCTGACTGGATTTTACTGGCGTTCCACTGGGTGATGTGGGGTTGCTGCCTGCTCTGTGGCGCAGATTTCTATCAGAGGCCGATACAGGTTTACCATTAACATAACCGACTATCACTGATTCTGTTTGCACTAAACTCTTTGGTAGTGAAGGTTTGGTACCTTTTTTCCTACGCTGCTGACTCTTGGGTGGTAACTTCTTTGAGAGTGGATCAAGTGACTTTGAGGACAAATTACTCTcgtctttattttctgtttctagaGGCTCAACACTGTCAGTTGTTTCAGACATTATAACATCCACCTCCGTTACTATCAGCTCCTCTGCTGTACCTGCAGTAGACAGATTTTCTGTCACCTGAATGTTGTCagagtttttctgcatttctggCTGAAGTTCTTTAGGTTCTTCATATTGCATTTTCTCTCCTttatcttcctcctcttcctcaactTGACTGGCTGTTGGGGAGCTAGTCTCCTGATAAACAGGCTCACAAGCTTGTACTTTATCTGATGAAAGCTGGGGCACAGCTTTTTCTGTGGTAATACTCAGGAATTGCTCTGCTTCTGTTTCTGCTCCTGCATCTGTTTGCTCTGTTCTGTTATGTGTGACCTCTTGCGACTCTGGCTCATTCTCTTTCAGTGCTTCAGTTGTTGGCTCTCCAACAGCATCTTCACTTTCTCTTCTCACCCCTGATTCAACAGTTGCCTCTTTTTCTTGGTTCTCTGTAGTGCACCTTAATGGAGATGGCGAATCTGACTGCTCCTTATTCTGACACTGATCTGTCTGACTTGTTTCAACTACAATATCTACTTTACTAGCTGCAACCTCTACAACATCTCCTGCGCCTGGTAATACACTTTCATCTGACTCTTCATTGGAcatttgttgatttattttctccCTGCATGCTCCGGCAAACGGCATATGTACAGGAGGTACACCTTCTGGCTTTGAAAGGATTTGTTTTGGGGTGATCAGTGTGATCAGCTCCGGCATTGGATTAGGACAGTTGCCCCTCCCGGCCAATGTGCGGACAGTTTTTAACTCCCAGATTTCATCTGAATACATATGCCCCCTGGTGCTTTTTCTGGCATTGCGGCGTGGGAGCACGCTGCGCCGCTGCTCCTTTAAACACTCTGTTATTGGcttgtcaataaaaacaatgtcaCAGCGGCCAAGATCAGGGTCAACCATCTGCCTACAAGAGGAGTGCCTCATCCGGTGTTCAGAAGACCTGATGGTCTTCCTCGCAGTCCTTGCAGAGTTGGAAGGAATGGTAATGTGAACAGGAAACACTTTTGCTGATGTATCTTTGGGATGCCCAAGAGTCTCCCTTCGCCTAGCTTGATGTGCGAGACTCAACTGACTGTATCTTTTTACAGAGGAGCTGAGCCTGGCGCTTTGAGTCTCTGCTTTGCTGAATGAATGCAAGTTGTCCTGTTTGTCCTCCAAAGTGTCAGCTTGAGAAGAAAGAGTTGTATTGAGCACACATGATAGCTTCTTACCAGTACCGTTGTTGGTCATGATTTTCATCTTAAGAGGTGCATGATCGTTGTGGCGGTTCAGCTCTCCATCCACTGGATTAGCAGTGGGAGAGGCTGGAGGATGGTTACTCCCTGGTCCAGGGCTGCAATGATCTAACTCAGGGCCAGATGTTTTCAGGGACAGAGCATGCTCTGGAGTTTTCTTAATTGCACAACTGCTTGTGATAGAATGGGACATTTCCTGGACTTCTGTCTTGGGAGTGGACTGACTGGGAGAGCTTAGTTCAGGGCCTAATTTCTGTGGGGTGACTTCACTGGAGCTTGCAGTAGCACAAGCACTTCCCTGGACGCCAGAGGTAGAGTTAGAGGCTTTCTGTGCATTAGAGGATGAATGTGCTTTTACTTCAGATTGAAGAAAACCTATGGCATCTACTATCTGCCTCTGATGGTGGGGACAGAGTTTGGCCATGAACTGCTCCAGTGTGGAGGTGGACTGCAGGTCCTTTGCCTTTGTAACATGGAAGTCTGGAGACTCTCTatagagacagaagaagaaaacaggttCACATTGTTGACTGGCCTGTGATCtgctaatatttacaaaaattgggtgcaaaatgtgtaaaatcattcacacattaaatACAGTGTTTATCATTGCATATTTATTAGAAGAATAACCAATTTTATAAGTAGATTACTTATTCAATGAACTTGACCAATTACATTATAGCTATTATTGCTGTTTGCacaggtgttttttgttttgttttaaatatacatacatatagtaTACGTAAAAATAATACATGCACAAGACATTTAATTATAGTAGCCCAGTTTGAACACATTTATCACTTGTAATATATAGAGGGGGCAAACAGTGAGTAcatcagttttgtttaaatttgatgTCAAATTTTGTTATGGGTTGTGCAAAAGGTGACATTTGGATACAAGTGCTCACTAGCTTGAGCCATTTAACAAGTACAAGACATCAAATCGACCACAAAAATATCCGTTTTTTGTGGTGGTGCAGTAGGTCTGCTGTAAAATCATCCAATACACTTGGAGCATTTACAGAACCATATCGTGTCCCAAAACCACCCACTCATTAGTATGAAAGATTTTTCtctcaaatttctttttttttgttgttgttattttaaacaagaaaataaatgggcaaagaaaactgaatcaAGATTTCTTAGATTAGATAACCTGTTTTTTCTactgactgaaaatgaaaagccccattcagaataaaaattggaggcattttttgtttaaaccaaaagtttaaaaaagtacTGTATCTGTACACGAATTTCAATAACACCACAGTATATTGTCAAATACCAGCCAGTGTAAATCTGAAATGTGTCAGTTTCCCCCCTTTTTAGAGCTAAAGCAAAAACAGTTGAATAAATAGTGTGAAGTCTGCAATTTAGCCTCTTTTCTGTGTCGGTTCTCAGCAATTACACAAATGTAAAATTTCACAGTTCAATCAACATACTTGatttcttcaaaataaaaaaaaatcctgtttggTGCTTCTATACACAATAACAGACTGAAACATAACAAtggttgttaaataaaaatggatttcaGATTTGTAtcacaaaagataaaatacCTCAACAGTGTTTTCAGACGTTTTGCTGAAatacaaaatgcagttttatgaTGTTACATTAAgcaggtttgttttgtttgcattttatattGTTTGAGGCACTGActtgaaaagaaatgtgttaaaataaataccCACTAGTCAACATCTTACCTGCATTAAGGTTATATTGACATTCATCATGTAACaatataaaaactgataaaaacagaaatgaagttaggaggtttttttccccccttttctttttctttaagctctaaacacaaaatcatttttacaaCATGCCAAAATATCacaaatgtaaattttaaagatttaaaaataaatttcagagatttaaaaaaaataagatttctGCAACTAGAAGctaactgttttttctttgctaatcataTCTTCACATCCCTGCTTGTGAGGTCTAAGGAGTGAAGTACCTGAATTACGAATGATGTTTCATCCCTGAGGGTTTCATTTAGCATTGCTGTGAGGAACAAACAAAGTTCATGCCTTTTTCTTCCAGTGAAATAACATTATCCATCTAACAAGCACAAGCAAACCAAATTACAGCTTTTAAACGCATACACAAACTGATACCTTAAACAACAACGATGATATAATATACATCAGGGAAATAAATCTAGAAATTACAAACAACAGAGGCTTTCTATTTTACATCTTCAGTTAACTATTATCCAGACTTTTAGTAGCATTTCAGTTAATATATTTAATGCATCAATGGCAGGGCGTGGAAACGCATATGCATTAACACATATTTCTCCACAAGTAAACATCCTCAAAGATAAAATCGACCTTGTTCAACAAACCTCAGTCACACACATGATTTAATCCAATCATGCTGAATACTGTAAGTGTGAAACCACATAGAGAAGCTGTACATATGTCCATGTTCAGGGATGCTCATGTCTTATTATCTCAAGTATATCGTGTATTTCcagaacagaacaaaaccaATTTGTGTCAGAACTTTCTTAAATCTTTGCATCTAACATGCAGTACGTTTTACGATGACTTTTACACACCATACACTTGTCTATTAACTTTTTTTAGtaatatattttgttaaagcTGTTTACATTTATGATTACTTACCTATAAGCAATAATATAATCATTAACTCAtcaatattatataaaaaaaaaataaagtatgagCAAAGCAACTTACTATATCATCTATTTGAGAAAGTATTGTAA from Melanotaenia boesemani isolate fMelBoe1 chromosome 16, fMelBoe1.pri, whole genome shotgun sequence carries:
- the wu:fc17b08 gene encoding uncharacterized protein wu:fc17b08 isoform X1 encodes the protein MASLCKKQQCTIDRRGFRQELDSWRHKLIHCVGFESILEGLICPELLEDLKLFKDLKPIAVSDWSFDENCLFCCLRRDKVKEHLIGLNKEGVEETPKPLLIKDQITISRLEKQAEEFLNAVLNRKDVPSFSDPHIPVVAREILQRMISQFAAEYTSKTISPQDSHSDSPPHSDQSLPTPPLYSGAPPPSTSPAATLTGPAHNQNPVLSKLLMADQDAPLDLTIKKPLAEPSEQDGVLDLSIKKNRYSSSQSVHSPCASPAASTLKGESPDFHVTKAKDLQSTSTLEQFMAKLCPHHQRQIVDAIGFLQSEVKAHSSSNAQKASNSTSGVQGSACATASSSEVTPQKLGPELSSPSQSTPKTEVQEMSHSITSSCAIKKTPEHALSLKTSGPELDHCSPGPGSNHPPASPTANPVDGELNRHNDHAPLKMKIMTNNGTGKKLSCVLNTTLSSQADTLEDKQDNLHSFSKAETQSARLSSSVKRYSQLSLAHQARRRETLGHPKDTSAKVFPVHITIPSNSARTARKTIRSSEHRMRHSSCRQMVDPDLGRCDIVFIDKPITECLKEQRRSVLPRRNARKSTRGHMYSDEIWELKTVRTLAGRGNCPNPMPELITLITPKQILSKPEGVPPVHMPFAGACREKINQQMSNEESDESVLPGAGDVVEVAASKVDIVVETSQTDQCQNKEQSDSPSPLRCTTENQEKEATVESGVRRESEDAVGEPTTEALKENEPESQEVTHNRTEQTDAGAETEAEQFLSITTEKAVPQLSSDKVQACEPVYQETSSPTASQVEEEEEDKGEKMQYEEPKELQPEMQKNSDNIQVTENLSTAGTAEELIVTEVDVIMSETTDSVEPLETENKDESNLSSKSLDPLSKKLPPKSQQRRKKGTKPSLPKSLVQTESVIVGYVNGKPVSASDRNLRHRAGSNPTSPSGTPVKSSQNTPEKTSADPTVDSDVENKKLEKTPPETNKPVKLLETTPVIHETEPSSDAPSSPGNKFPSRTKQTHKQKSVVKGQESLPALADQTSESKRQLRSTSQKTLGTSASNILTSISPPDPSTLILPSAEQIPALLPFPPPITSSLLFRSSDPPESKQSQQSTAPETVESDIEIAQPAEATSKDIQKNELEKESETKQKKLRSAKVVSDNNKSEKHKLFGEVSNPENQIPVKTEMQTQPMPLRSKRVPQKENEASDDLIQKKSVAYLEDRSVSHDDSSSSTSDRPTRMPLRSETSKLDLSHQSASQSPLSSKKLALRSQRSAPLSTSTVTETARQNDVRIMPERITKAQVKHPSVSVTSVPHSSHVAVIAPKHEPPKQMPNKFFETLTGEESQHLITNLNIKFDKMQKGWVQMDKEGQPTAKYRNKSDRQAAIWKSKRRARKPKSSEQQKYSPVQMLFMKGFNLSSICRWFLESTETKSLVIVKKVNTRLPSETQLCFHSSSGASGTSQGVFPSLQAERLKKHLKKFAIASPVKSNPKSQKLIAKALEQEASTVRGKEKAELPSNTQTVTKSYSSAKASAQTGESQKSSGKSKNPASARILRKYSNIREKMQVQQTTVRLKGGSKMLKNKKMKKPLAATKSAAKSNLKPSLKGRKSAVAVSKRMKESAAKLQKRKMLAGKKMKKHYVQERAVKAQVSSRASREMSRKDLPKRCSQRLGSPKVSEHNPVDTPKNKVNNKKEKEADKGDMEKCTPTKMNSTVIQTKESSESPVAEVKGSEKAAETPQPSVDVKAPAPTDQVLTRSQKKMEAGASLAGSSSSVSKRATKSTASPKRVKKADERTLTRSGASKRHQTALLPRSATKAAATKRAQELLETPAKRTRTK
- the wu:fc17b08 gene encoding uncharacterized protein wu:fc17b08 isoform X2, encoding MISQFAAEYTSKTISPQDSHSDSPPHSDQSLPTPPLYSGAPPPSTSPAATLTGPAHNQNPVLSKLLMADQDAPLDLTIKKPLAEPSEQDGVLDLSIKKNRYSSSQSVHSPCASPAASTLKGESPDFHVTKAKDLQSTSTLEQFMAKLCPHHQRQIVDAIGFLQSEVKAHSSSNAQKASNSTSGVQGSACATASSSEVTPQKLGPELSSPSQSTPKTEVQEMSHSITSSCAIKKTPEHALSLKTSGPELDHCSPGPGSNHPPASPTANPVDGELNRHNDHAPLKMKIMTNNGTGKKLSCVLNTTLSSQADTLEDKQDNLHSFSKAETQSARLSSSVKRYSQLSLAHQARRRETLGHPKDTSAKVFPVHITIPSNSARTARKTIRSSEHRMRHSSCRQMVDPDLGRCDIVFIDKPITECLKEQRRSVLPRRNARKSTRGHMYSDEIWELKTVRTLAGRGNCPNPMPELITLITPKQILSKPEGVPPVHMPFAGACREKINQQMSNEESDESVLPGAGDVVEVAASKVDIVVETSQTDQCQNKEQSDSPSPLRCTTENQEKEATVESGVRRESEDAVGEPTTEALKENEPESQEVTHNRTEQTDAGAETEAEQFLSITTEKAVPQLSSDKVQACEPVYQETSSPTASQVEEEEEDKGEKMQYEEPKELQPEMQKNSDNIQVTENLSTAGTAEELIVTEVDVIMSETTDSVEPLETENKDESNLSSKSLDPLSKKLPPKSQQRRKKGTKPSLPKSLVQTESVIVGYVNGKPVSASDRNLRHRAGSNPTSPSGTPVKSSQNTPEKTSADPTVDSDVENKKLEKTPPETNKPVKLLETTPVIHETEPSSDAPSSPGNKFPSRTKQTHKQKSVVKGQESLPALADQTSESKRQLRSTSQKTLGTSASNILTSISPPDPSTLILPSAEQIPALLPFPPPITSSLLFRSSDPPESKQSQQSTAPETVESDIEIAQPAEATSKDIQKNELEKESETKQKKLRSAKVVSDNNKSEKHKLFGEVSNPENQIPVKTEMQTQPMPLRSKRVPQKENEASDDLIQKKSVAYLEDRSVSHDDSSSSTSDRPTRMPLRSETSKLDLSHQSASQSPLSSKKLALRSQRSAPLSTSTVTETARQNDVRIMPERITKAQVKHPSVSVTSVPHSSHVAVIAPKHEPPKQMPNKFFETLTGEESQHLITNLNIKFDKMQKGWVQMDKEGQPTAKYRNKSDRQAAIWKSKRRARKPKSSEQQKYSPVQMLFMKGFNLSSICRWFLESTETKSLVIVKKVNTRLPSETQLCFHSSSGASGTSQGVFPSLQAERLKKHLKKFAIASPVKSNPKSQKLIAKALEQEASTVRGKEKAELPSNTQTVTKSYSSAKASAQTGESQKSSGKSKNPASARILRKYSNIREKMQVQQTTVRLKGGSKMLKNKKMKKPLAATKSAAKSNLKPSLKGRKSAVAVSKRMKESAAKLQKRKMLAGKKMKKHYVQERAVKAQVSSRASREMSRKDLPKRCSQRLGSPKVSEHNPVDTPKNKVNNKKEKEADKGDMEKCTPTKMNSTVIQTKESSESPVAEVKGSEKAAETPQPSVDVKAPAPTDQVLTRSQKKMEAGASLAGSSSSVSKRATKSTASPKRVKKADERTLTRSGASKRHQTALLPRSATKAAATKRAQELLETPAKRTRTK